One Mycobacteroides abscessus ATCC 19977 genomic window carries:
- a CDS encoding proline-rich domain-containing protein: protein MVMKERWTMPAGLRRASALVAIVALAVGGAKVIDGHTVAGSGFSAVATVAADPTGGPTGGPGSGPGGMNGSQFQPPSAPQQMPDYQGGNNLPPLDQNGGISIYNSGVQGAPQQAPGEQSAQQPQQGWDQPAHGNQIPDYQTNPGFTQGPGKPNPDAQAPQQGNQPQQGQQQPSQAPTQQQQPGQERDSDRIRDFSERCSLASDVLQSGSVPVSLIGAAGGALVNARLEPGRDPSIPICPDCNPPVLKQFTDGDNPLDQLWRDVLKKYVDEKMDEAKEEAIDSALEPLKKWLSENSTADCGITSCSVYFHKNVTKWLKDNAALTALAPAVSGYILCTVVGAKTNAYVGGACGLANTASWAFLINAINRAGDGTGCLRVRAGIPAGYYADHSGFCV, encoded by the coding sequence ATGGTCATGAAGGAGCGTTGGACGATGCCAGCGGGTTTGCGGCGAGCCTCGGCGCTGGTGGCAATTGTCGCTTTGGCTGTCGGTGGAGCGAAGGTTATCGACGGCCACACCGTCGCTGGTAGCGGCTTTTCGGCGGTCGCGACCGTGGCAGCTGATCCCACTGGCGGCCCAACAGGCGGGCCTGGCAGCGGGCCCGGAGGAATGAATGGAAGTCAGTTTCAGCCACCTTCTGCGCCTCAGCAGATGCCCGACTATCAGGGTGGAAACAACTTGCCGCCGCTAGATCAGAATGGCGGAATCAGCATCTATAACAGCGGGGTTCAAGGTGCCCCGCAACAGGCGCCGGGTGAGCAAAGCGCGCAACAGCCTCAGCAGGGCTGGGATCAGCCCGCTCATGGGAATCAGATTCCTGACTATCAAACGAATCCCGGGTTCACCCAAGGCCCCGGTAAGCCCAACCCGGACGCTCAAGCGCCTCAGCAAGGCAACCAGCCTCAGCAGGGTCAGCAGCAGCCGAGTCAAGCCCCGACACAACAGCAGCAGCCGGGGCAGGAGCGCGATAGTGATCGAATTCGGGATTTCTCCGAGAGGTGCAGTCTGGCGTCTGATGTGCTGCAGTCGGGAAGTGTGCCGGTCTCGCTGATCGGTGCGGCAGGGGGCGCCTTGGTGAATGCGCGCCTCGAGCCTGGTCGGGACCCGAGTATTCCGATTTGCCCGGACTGTAACCCACCGGTTCTTAAGCAATTCACTGATGGGGACAATCCGCTGGATCAGTTGTGGCGGGATGTGCTCAAAAAGTACGTCGACGAGAAGATGGATGAAGCCAAAGAAGAGGCCATTGACAGTGCTTTGGAGCCGTTGAAGAAGTGGCTCTCGGAGAACTCGACGGCGGACTGCGGTATCACCTCATGCTCGGTCTATTTCCACAAGAACGTAACGAAGTGGCTTAAGGACAACGCAGCACTTACTGCTCTTGCTCCGGCGGTAAGCGGCTATATCCTGTGCACTGTCGTCGGCGCTAAAACTAACGCGTATGTGGGTGGCGCATGCGGATTGGCGAATACCGCCAGCTGGGCTTTTCTTATCAATGCCATCAACCGTGCGGGCGACGGCACTGGTTGCCTGCGCGTGCGTGCGGGTATCCCTGCCGGGTATTACGCTGATCATTCGGGGTTCTGTGTATGA
- a CDS encoding DUF3592 domain-containing protein, which yields MSRAKNFLGALFGWRHRRAERARSIRLTGPRVRAKVVEVKRSKGSNVHAYYDVILRFTDSQGIEHDHKAMTRTHKPYVGSKHWIRYDPKKPNRKSTWFVDWERRR from the coding sequence ATGAGTCGCGCAAAGAACTTCCTCGGCGCTCTGTTCGGGTGGCGACACCGCCGCGCCGAGCGTGCTCGGAGTATCCGGCTCACCGGGCCGCGGGTGCGGGCGAAGGTGGTCGAGGTGAAGCGCTCGAAGGGCAGCAACGTCCACGCGTACTACGACGTCATCCTGCGCTTCACCGACTCCCAAGGTATCGAGCACGATCACAAGGCCATGACGCGCACCCACAAGCCCTACGTCGGCAGCAAGCACTGGATCCGCTACGACCCAAAGAAACCGAACCGAAAGTCCACCTGGTTCGTCGACTGGGAACGGCGGCGGTGA
- a CDS encoding LppU/SCO3897 family protein: protein MDFAKIPGQIPAEAEMTQQGSEEAPIGACVYLKGKPGSVTLNKVDCDSQDANYRVIQRVGFPDQCVNDADRRFYLGSPQGEWTACMDYAWTSEGCISVAPDKVVRAECDDKNLPNRERPITILFNTIDTSRCLFGGFAHPVRRFTVCTETQK from the coding sequence GTGGATTTCGCAAAGATCCCGGGACAAATACCTGCTGAGGCGGAAATGACGCAGCAGGGAAGCGAAGAGGCGCCTATCGGAGCCTGCGTCTACCTCAAGGGAAAACCCGGCAGCGTCACGCTAAACAAAGTGGACTGTGACTCCCAAGATGCGAACTACCGTGTCATCCAGAGAGTCGGCTTCCCTGACCAATGCGTCAACGACGCAGACCGACGATTCTACTTGGGCAGTCCGCAGGGCGAATGGACTGCCTGCATGGACTACGCATGGACGAGTGAGGGCTGCATCAGCGTCGCGCCGGACAAGGTTGTCCGGGCCGAATGTGATGACAAAAATCTGCCGAACCGAGAACGGCCAATAACGATCTTATTCAATACGATTGATACCAGCCGCTGTCTTTTCGGCGGGTTTGCACATCCGGTGCGCCGGTTCACGGTATGTACGGAGACCCAGAAGTAG
- a CDS encoding ABC transporter permease — MSAHESASTPPGRAYRWWGVGAITCLVLAVTGLLGAIASAFSSSPEQLWVATAVAVFVLIPAGILGGLYCGHKRYRAWFTNAHVSEAPIEEVTEVRRTNDDGSVSRYFMLTVSVSVSVSVSVAVEGGPAIRRHCTVGGDHPRPRIGQTLRFRHTTLDPDDLEDALFDSIREHQRGTG, encoded by the coding sequence GTGAGCGCCCACGAGTCCGCGTCGACCCCGCCCGGCCGCGCCTACCGCTGGTGGGGCGTCGGGGCGATCACGTGCCTGGTTCTGGCGGTGACCGGTCTGCTCGGAGCCATCGCGAGCGCGTTCAGCTCCAGCCCAGAACAGCTGTGGGTCGCAACCGCCGTCGCGGTCTTCGTCCTGATCCCGGCGGGCATCCTCGGCGGCCTCTACTGCGGGCACAAGCGGTACCGCGCGTGGTTCACCAACGCGCATGTTTCCGAAGCGCCGATCGAAGAGGTCACCGAGGTGCGTCGTACCAACGACGACGGCAGCGTCTCGCGCTACTTCATGCTCACCGTGTCCGTGTCCGTGTCCGTGTCCGTGTCCGTGGCAGTGGAGGGCGGGCCGGCCATCCGAAGGCACTGCACCGTGGGTGGGGACCACCCCCGCCCACGGATCGGGCAGACGCTGCGCTTCCGGCACACCACTCTGGACCCCGACGACCTGGAGGACGCACTGTTCGACAGCATCCGCGAACATCAGCGAGGCACCGGGTGA
- a CDS encoding MFS transporter yields the protein MTSTAENTTGTHPPQSRPVTFRQAFFVALTAGLGYGFDSYAVNIYGLVLPEIKDTLHITEAQAGYIGSIFLLGYTIGTVGFGLAADRWGRKTTLGASILLYGITTALAGLTTNVAAFTGLRFLTGVGGAGELAVGAPYTAEVWPAKTRAIGVGGVIFSLFSLGYVLAAGVALVLVPRFGWQAAFIVAIIPAVVLFLARQGIKESHRYTQTKARVQGRATRPKLWHVPGVRRRLVVGWLVYTANAVGYWGMTLFLTTYIVKKFHATSIDAIRYALAFFLLQAVFVFIGTALADRIGRRPSAVLGALIEIASTALGATSDTLPEYLVFGAISIATLGWLWGVGDTYVAELFPTVLRGTGFGIAVGGGRVVSIAAPALVGWAITHYGIQTPYLALSGLWILTIIGYLLGPETKGKELEDLADEALTEDLPG from the coding sequence ATGACTTCCACGGCCGAGAACACCACCGGGACGCACCCGCCCCAATCCCGTCCCGTGACGTTCCGGCAGGCGTTCTTCGTCGCGTTGACCGCAGGCCTCGGGTACGGGTTCGACTCCTACGCGGTGAACATCTACGGCCTAGTGCTACCGGAGATCAAGGACACACTGCACATCACCGAGGCGCAGGCCGGGTACATCGGCTCGATCTTCCTGCTCGGGTACACCATCGGCACCGTCGGATTCGGCCTCGCCGCCGATCGCTGGGGCCGGAAGACCACCCTCGGGGCCTCGATCCTGCTGTATGGCATAACCACCGCCCTGGCCGGCCTGACCACCAATGTGGCCGCGTTCACCGGGTTGCGCTTTTTGACGGGTGTGGGCGGTGCCGGCGAGCTCGCGGTCGGCGCGCCCTACACCGCCGAGGTGTGGCCGGCCAAGACACGGGCCATCGGCGTTGGTGGCGTGATCTTTTCGCTCTTCTCACTCGGTTACGTCCTGGCCGCCGGGGTCGCACTCGTATTGGTCCCGCGGTTTGGCTGGCAGGCGGCATTCATCGTCGCGATCATCCCCGCGGTGGTGCTTTTCCTTGCCCGCCAAGGCATCAAGGAATCGCACCGCTACACCCAAACCAAGGCGCGCGTCCAAGGCCGTGCCACCAGGCCGAAGCTGTGGCATGTTCCCGGAGTACGGCGGCGCCTCGTCGTCGGCTGGCTCGTCTACACCGCCAATGCGGTCGGCTACTGGGGCATGACCCTGTTCTTGACCACCTACATCGTCAAGAAGTTTCATGCCACCTCCATTGACGCGATCCGTTACGCCCTCGCCTTCTTCCTGCTACAGGCTGTGTTCGTCTTCATCGGCACCGCACTGGCCGACCGGATCGGGCGGCGACCCTCGGCCGTCCTCGGCGCCCTGATCGAAATCGCCTCCACCGCATTGGGAGCCACTTCGGACACCCTGCCGGAGTACCTGGTGTTCGGCGCCATCTCCATCGCCACCTTGGGCTGGCTGTGGGGAGTCGGTGACACCTACGTCGCCGAACTCTTCCCCACCGTGCTACGCGGCACCGGGTTCGGCATCGCCGTCGGCGGCGGCCGCGTCGTCTCCATCGCGGCGCCGGCCCTGGTGGGCTGGGCCATCACGCATTACGGAATCCAAACGCCCTACCTGGCTCTCAGCGGCCTGTGGATACTGACGATCATCGGATACCTGCTTGGACCGGAAACCAAGGGTAAAGAGCTGGAAGACCTTGCCGACGAGGCGCTTACCGAGGATCTGCCGGGCTGA